Sequence from the Abditibacteriaceae bacterium genome:
TGATGAAATCTTTGCGAATGCAGGGCAATCCCGATTCATCCCGTGCGGCAACGAGATGCGGCAAATCGCCCTGAAAGAAATCGGGTTCGGTGAGAACCGAAAGACAATCGGCTCCGCCATCGCGGTAAAGCTGTGCCTGACGAACCGGATCGAAGTCGGGCGCGATAAGCCCTTTGCTCGGCGATGCCTTCTTGATTTCGGCAATCAGACCCAAACGATTGGGATGTTTAAGTGCAGCGGCGAAAGGGCGCACCGGTTCGCCGGTTAACTTGTCTTCGAGTTGAATAAGAGAAAGGTTACTTTCAGTTTTTTCGCGTTCGACGCGCACGCGGGTTGCGGCGACGATTTGGTCCAATATCATGCGCGACAGTTTAGCGCCTCGAAAGTCCGGTCGATTTCGACCGGACTTGCACTACACTGCCGCCATGAAACGAGAGCCTTTGTCGCGCGGCGAGAAAGTTTTGGCGATTGCGTCGGTTGTTGTGGTTTCGACGATTCTCGGCGGCGGGCTGTGGCTGGAACGCATCAATGCCGAACCGAAACTTGATTTCCCTCCGGTTGCAAAACGCCCTTCAACCAACGGATTCGATGTTTACCTTCGAGCCGGGCAAACCATTAGGGACTGGGCACCAACGGTCGATGCGGCCAGTGACACAGAGATCGTCACGGATGCAAAGATACGTGAGCAGCGATACGGATTGGCGCGTCGGCAAGCATGGCTCAAATCGAATGCTGGGGGTTTTGCGCTCTTTGAAAAAGCCCTGACTTTGCCATGTTTGCACCCCGATGTTCGACGGCAGTCTCTTGGGCAACTGCCCGATTACCGTGATTTTCGTTCGCTGGCGCGACAAATCACGGCGCGCACGAATACGTTGAAATTGCGTGGCGACTGGAACGGCGCGGCCCATAGCGGTCTAGACTCGATTCAAATGGGAATAGACATCGCGCGCGGCGGCCCCATTATGAGCAAGCACGTCGGCGCGGCTTGCGCAGCTATTGGCCGCGCTTCTTTAGAGAACGTCCCAAACAGATTAAATTCTCGCGAAACGACCGCAGCAGCGCGGCGTTTAGAGGGTCTTATCGCGCGACGTGTATCTTACTCTGAGGCGTTGGAAGAAGAAAAATGGGCGGCTTCCGGACAATTTTTACTTCGAACGCGCACAACAGCTTGGCGCGACTTTGTGACACCAAGGCAATCGCTGCCTCTGTGGCTACGCTTGAAAACAGTATCGAAGACAGAAGTTGTTTTCGCGTTGATCCAGCGTATTCAGCAGGCAAAGAACGAATTAGAAAAACCTTATAGCAGCTTGCTACCACCCCCAGAAACTAATTTCGGCGCCATCGACTTATTTATGGAGGACGATTATCGCGCCACCCGACTGGGCTATAACCAAGCGAGAGAAGTTACCGGCCTTAACTCGCTACTACTCCGATTCGCGTTGCGCGCGTATGAAGCCGAACAGGGCAAATTTCCACAAACGCTCGATGAACTTGCGCCAAAATACTTGAAAGCGATTCCGCGTGATGTGTTCGCCGATGGCAAACCTTTTCATTATCGGCTGGAAGGCAAAGCCTATCGGTTGTGGAGCGTCGGGCCAGATATGAAAAACGATAACGGCACGCCGATTCCGCGCGAACACCCATTAGCGAAAGACCAGCCATGGCGGCCAATCCCGATTCGCAACGATAGCAAAGGCGATTGGATCGCCGGACAACACGCCTAAGAGACAGTCGAATTCGACTGTACTTTCTGCTTCACTGCGCAGCATGGAAGCTTTTTTAGAACTCGACTATGCTGAACTTTTGTGGCCTGCTGGTGCGCCTGACGCGCGCGGCGAGACCGGTGAAGACAGTCCCGCGATTGCGGTTTTTGTACCGGAGAATCCGAATGGCGCGGCGATTGTAATTTTCCCCGGCGGTGGCTATTCGATGCGTGCCGATAAGCACGAAGGCCGCGACATCGCCCACTGGTTCAACGCGCGAGGCATCACGGCTTTTGTCGTGCGCTACCGCGTGGGCACACACGGCTATCGCCATCCGGTGCCTTTGCGAGATGCTCAGCGCGCGATACGTTGGACGCGTGCTAACGCCGCGCGCTTCGGCCTCGATTCCAACCGAATCGGCGCGATGGGCTTTTCCGCCGGTGGGCACCTTGTTTCCACCCTGGCAACACATTTCGACGCGGGTGATGCAAACGCTGCGGAAGAAATCGAGCGCCAAAGCTCTCGCCCCGATTGGATTGTTCTTGGCTATCCCGTTATTTCGTTTGTCGAAACCTGGGCGCACGGCGGCTCGCGCAATAACTTGCTGGGCGAATCGCACGCGGAAGAAC
This genomic interval carries:
- a CDS encoding alpha/beta hydrolase, which produces MEAFLELDYAELLWPAGAPDARGETGEDSPAIAVFVPENPNGAAIVIFPGGGYSMRADKHEGRDIAHWFNARGITAFVVRYRVGTHGYRHPVPLRDAQRAIRWTRANAARFGLDSNRIGAMGFSAGGHLVSTLATHFDAGDANAAEEIERQSSRPDWIVLGYPVISFVETWAHGGSRNNLLGESHAEELAASLSNDRNVSPETPPTFLFHTDADAGVPSENSVQFYLALRRAKVPAELHIFETGGHGVGFAPDDAVLSTWPSLLEHWLRGRGAL